CAAAGGGGATTTATCAAGTAACGGGTTATTGACACAAAGGCCGAGGGAATTCCTGCAAATTCGCGAGACGTAAACCGCAGTGCACGGCGAAAAAATTCAGGCCGTGAACAGGACCCTGAGTGCGGCAGGGGGACGAAAGATTTTACGCTACCTTTTCTCGTCTTGGTATGATAGAATCTTAAAAAGGAGTTTTGATATGAGGATATTCGGATTGGGTATACAGGAGCTGCTCATAATATTCCTGATCTGCCTTCTCGTATTCGGGGCCGCCAAGCTCCCGGAGATCGGCAAAGCGCTCGGCAAGACGATAAACGAGTTCAAAAAGTCGCTGAAAGATCCGGACTCCGATAACGGGCACAAAGAGCAGAAGTAGCTGATGATATGGAACGGGAACTCCCCTTTCTCGGGCACCTGGAAGAGCTCAGGAAACGTATCATCATATCTCTCGCCGCTCTCATAATCACCACGCTCATATGCCTGCCTTTTTCTGCCCATATATTCAGGATACTCAAGCTGCCCATGGCCGGGGTCGTTGATAAGCTCGCCTTCTTCGGCCCCGAAGAGGCGTTCATGATCTATATGAAGGTCGCCTTCTTTGCCGGTTTCCTGGCGGCATTGCCCGTCATCGCGTACCAGTGCTGGGCCTTCGCTGCCCCGGCGATAGAGGACCGTCTCAGGAGATATACCGCCCATTTTGTCTTACTCTGCTCGCTCGCTTTCCTGGCCGGATGCTCTTTTGCCTATTTTGCGTTACTGCCTAACGCGCTCAGGTTCCTTCTCGGTTTTGCCCTCGAGGACCTGGAGCCGGTCATATCGGCCGATAAGTATATCTCGTTCGTCATAGCCATAACGGCATGTTCCGGTATTGTATTTGAGATGCCCGTATTGAGCTTTCTCCTTACCAGGGCAGGGATAATAGATGCCGGCCTCCTGCGCAGAAAATTCGGGTGGGCGGTAATAATGATAGCCCTCGCAGCGGCGGTAATAACGCCTACGACCGATATCTTTAACATGCTCCTCATGGCCGTGCCGATGTTAGCGCTCTATGAGGTGAGTATATGGGTGTCTTTCCTTGCCTCGAAGGGTCGATATGGTAAAGATTAAAGGTCTTCTGGTGCATAAGATACTCAGGGAGGTCAAGCATCTTTGTACCGGCATGATCCGATCTTTTAATGTCCGCGTTTCTATAATAAAGACCGTGATACATGAATATCGCTGCGAGAAGTTGCTGGGCATAAGGACAGCCGAGACGTCCTGCTTTAAAGACGATATGAGTTTATGCAAGGATACGGAGAAATATTAAGCAACCCCTTGCGACCCGGATATGGAGCAGCAAGGGATGACCTGAAATATTGAGCAAAGGGACGACATGCCGCTGGCCAGGAAATACAGGATCGATAAGGACAAAGTGACCTACAGGGTAATAGATAACGAGGCGGTTATACTTAACCTGGATAGCGGATATTATTACAGTTTAAATGGAGTGGGGACGGAGATATGGAAGATGATGGCTGTCGGAAAGACCACGGACGAGATACTGGATTATTTTGAGGCCGAGTATCGATTATCAAAGTCAAGGTTGAAAGGCGACCTCCTTGAACTTATCAATGACCTGGAGAGGGAGGGGTTGATACAAGCGTTATGAAAGAGATATCCGTGATCGTGCCTGTCCGCAACAGAGAGAGGTATATAGGCCCGTGCTTGGAATCTATATTGGACCAGGCCATAGGCGAAGACCGGTTCGAGGTGATCGTCGTCGACAACGGGTCTACGGATAAAACGGCTCAGGTTATCCGGTCCTATCCGGTTAAATATCTCTATCTGGAGAGGCCTTCCATCTCCGCCTCCAGAAACCTGGGTATCAGGAATTCCTCCGGTGAGTACGTTGCATTTATCGACAGCGATTCGGTCGCGGATGAAAACTGGCTACGGGAGCTGCTCGGAGGTTTTGACCACCCGAGGGTCGGCGGCTGCGGAGGAAAGATATCGGTGCTGGATAAAGACAATAAACGGCTAAGCACTCCACTCACGCCTCACGAACGATTCATAGAATGTAACAGGTCCAATCTGCCAAGGGCATTTACCGGGAACGTGATCTTTAAAAGGAGATCATTGTCGAGAGTGGGATTTTTTGACGAAACGGCCCAATTGGAATTGAACGGAGAAGATGTAGACCTGTCATGGCGATTGCATCTGGCGGGGTATCATTTGAAGTATGTCGATTCCGCGATCGTCTACCATGATTCGAAATTGACCATAAAAGATGTATGCAGGATCGGATATCGTAAAGGGCAGACCAACGGTTTTATGAAAAAGAAGTACTATTTTATAAATAAGATGTTCTGCACGGGTATAAATATGGTGCTCTACCCGCAAATATTGTTTCTATTATACGTTGGGAAGGGGGCTACCGCGGACAACATATTTTTAACCGTCGTTAAAGGGCTTCTCTATGCCGTATCTGCATTATTCGGAGAGATAAGTTTCATCGCAGGATATAGGAGTGAAAAGTATAGGCCTGTCTTTAAAAGATTTAAAGAGGAGATGATGGATATGACGGCAGAGAGGGGTTTCAGCGCTGTCGAGGACCTGGATGGGTCCAAGATGAAGATCCCGAAAGGCGTCATATGGGGAGGCCGCCTGAATGAGACCAATGTGGCGGACATGACTTCCCGCAATGTATTTCACCTGAATAAAATAGGCTCTTTTATCTGGTGCAACATGCTTGATTCACGGCCATTGGATGAAATAACCGTTAAATTAGCGGAGAGTTACGGAATGGAATACTCCTTAATAGAGAAAGACGTAAGCGACTTTATCCTGGAGCTCAAAAAGCATAATTTTCTGGAGCCGGCAGGATAGGCGGCGGGATGATATGAGAACCGGGAAAAGGCAAAAGGACAAAGAAGATAAGAACAGGTACGAAAAACCTGTGCTGAAAAAGTATAAGAAGATCAAACAGATATTCGGTGTGATACCGCCTGGCAACGCTGCAGTAGTGAGCCTTTAGCATGAGAATGCCCGGATATATGAAGACGACCAGCCCCTCATACCTGTTTTCAAAGTTGGATAAAGGCCTTTCCTTATTTTCTGCGCAGATCGGGCTGACGAGCAGGTGTAATGAAAATTGTGTGCATTGCCTGGTCTGCAAAGAACCGAAGAGCGAGTTACACACAGGCGAAATTAAGTCCGTCATATCTGAACTCAAAAAGTTAAATTGCCTGACGTTAATATTCACCGGCGGAGAGGCAATGCTGAGAGAAGATTTTTTCGATATATTGGATTTTGCCAAAGGGAAGGGATTTGCCATAAGAATACTTTCAAACGGCACCCTGATAGACGAAACAAATGTAAAGTATTTAAAGGTGATAAATCCCCTGAATATGCAGATAAGCCTGTATGGGGCTACCGCCGGGATGCATGATTCGATCACCCGGCTTAAAGGTTCTTTTGAAAGGACGGTACGGGCTATCGACAATTTAAAAAAGAACAGGATACGTTTCAACATTGCGTGTATGGTAATGCGCAACAATTTCAGAGAGTTACCTTTGATCAGAGAGATGGCAAAGAGGCGGCGATGGAAGGTGGTCATGGATTTTCTCATAAGGCCGAATGAATCGGGCTCTAAGGTCCCCACCGGATACCGTGTCAAAGACGGGCAGATGAGAGAGGCGTATTCCCTCGGCCTCTTACCCTATATGGATAGGAATAAGCGGCTAAGGCATTACAGCAAAAAGCGTCTTTACGCGACCCGCATGGGGAGAGGGCACATCTTCATCTCTTCGGACGGGAAAGTCTATCCCGGCATAAACATGCGGGTAGAGGTGGGGGATTTAAGAAGGGACTCTCTTTCCGACATATGGGATAAGTCGGAGAAATTGAATTGGCTTCGAGGCCTGAGCTTATCGGATTTTGAATGTTCAGGTTGTAAATATCTCCTTAACTGCTGCTGGGATCCGGGGCTTGCCCTTGCGGAACATGGGGACCTCTTTAAGAGGCCGAAAGAATTTTGCAGGTTCACAAAGCTTATTGCAGGCAAGACATGGCAATGATCGGCATGCTGCCGCTACCGGCAGCACAAAGAGACACCGGTATGGACGCGATAAACGCAAAAGATCTGACAAAGCATTTTTTCCACCGCCGGGGCATCTTCGGGAGGCGGTGCTTAACAGCAGTAAATAATGTGACCTTATCTGTCCGCAAGGGGGAGGCCTTTGGTCTCCTCGGACCGAACGGCGCGGGGAAGACCACCCTTATAAAGATGCTTACGACGTTGATCACGCCGTCGAAAGGGGAGTTATTCGTTAACGGCTACGGCCTGAGAGAAGAGAAGAAGATAAAAGGATCTATAAGCCTGATCTACCCGGGAGAGAGAAGTTTTTACCATCGCCTGACCGGCAGGCAGAACCTTGAGTTTTTTGCAGCTTTGCACGGCATCCATCCCTCCCCTGCCAGAGTGAAGATAGGCGGATTGCTGAAGACGGTCGGGCTGAGTAACGATGCCGATGTGTGGTTCGAGAAATACTCTTCGGGTATGAAACAGAGATTGGCCGTTGCCCGCGGTCTGCTCAATGATCCGGAAATAATCTTCATGGATGAGCCTACAAAAGGGCTGGACCCGATAGAGGCGCGGAGATTCAGGAGATTTGTGAGGGAGTTCCTTTCTGGAGAGAAGAGAAAGACGGTCTTCCTGGCTACCCATCAGCTCGACGAGGCCGAAGATATCTGCGATCGCGTTGCTGTGATGGATTCGGGTGAGATAAAGATCTGTGGGATGATCGGGGAATTCGCCGGCTCCGGGCGTACGGGTCTCTATGACCTGTTGGTCAGAACAGTGGACGGAGGGAAGAGTTGAATTTTTTTATAAAAGCCGCCGCATTCATAAAGAAGAGTTTCATAATCCAAAAAAATTATCCTTTGCAATTCTTTATAGTCATATTTGACATTGTTTTGGGGTTAGCATTTTTTTATTTTTTAACGAAAATGTTGGGACAGGATCAGGAGCAGAGGTTCGGGTTTTATGGAGGAGGGCTCTTCACATTTTTTCTGATCGGCATGGCCTATGCCGGTTTCCTTTACACCTGGCTATACTGCTTTTCCGATATGCTTCAGAATGAATTCTATTCCGGAACGCTGGAAGTTGCGCTTGCGACACCGACCGGTATATTCCAGATACTATTCTTTTCCTCGTTATGGCCCCAGCTATATGCCTTCCTGAACGTTTTTTTATATTTTATCATAGGGATTTTGATATTCGGGGCCCGTATATCCGCGGCGAACTATCCGCTCGTTCTGACAGTGACATTGGTCTCTATGGTAGCGTTTGCCGGGTTGGGGATAACTTCGGCTGCCCTATTGATAGTTTTTAAGAAAGGCGACCTTCTGAAGAAGGCGTTATATGTCCCGTCACTGTTTTTAAGCGGGGTCTACTTTCCCGTAGAGGCTTTGCCTGGATGGCTGCAGAAGATATCGTCGATCCTCCCGGCAACATATTCGCTGCGAGCTATCCGGAATGCGCTCGGAGGCAATTCTGCCGGTTCTGTTTACGGGGATATTGGGGTATTGGCTATTTTTGCCGCGATCTTATTTCCGGCGGGCATATATATATTCAAGAGGGCTTTTCTGCACAGTAAAAAGGTCGGCAGCCTGACCAGCTATTAAGAATGCCGGCGCAGCGTTTTCGCTAACAATTTCATGAGAAGAAAAGGTGCCTGCAGAAGGCGAAGCAAATATAGGGGCCATCTCTTATATCCGGGTGATCCCAATATCCTGTAGTAGTAAAAGTCTTTATTGTATAGAACTGTCCGGGCCAGCCTTAAGATATCCATTATGCCCCTGACGGACATCAGCTCAAATATATAGGTGTTGATGAGGTGAATTATCGGTCTCTTTTCATCTATTACAGAGAAGAACCGTTCTTTATTTATGGATTGTCCTAGAACGGTCTTCTTTAGAATAGACGGGCTGAGGCCGTGCATGACACCTGCCGGGACCATCGCTTCTCCCGGCATCAATAAGTCGCCTGCCAGGCCGAGCGCATAGTACACCATGGGAGCAGCGTCATACCTTACCGAGTTTTTCACCATCTTATCCCAGTCGATGTTTCCGCCGAAGTACTTTAACGACTCCGATATATCGCAAAGGCCTCTCAGCCGGGGGGAGTACGGATGGTCGGAGAACTGTTTTATGCACAGGTAGATCAGGAGGTCTTCCGCGGCCATGGCCAGGACACAGGCATCGCCGA
This DNA window, taken from Candidatus Omnitrophota bacterium, encodes the following:
- the tatA gene encoding twin-arginine translocase TatA/TatE family subunit encodes the protein MRIFGLGIQELLIIFLICLLVFGAAKLPEIGKALGKTINEFKKSLKDPDSDNGHKEQK
- the tatC gene encoding twin-arginine translocase subunit TatC; the protein is MERELPFLGHLEELRKRIIISLAALIITTLICLPFSAHIFRILKLPMAGVVDKLAFFGPEEAFMIYMKVAFFAGFLAALPVIAYQCWAFAAPAIEDRLRRYTAHFVLLCSLAFLAGCSFAYFALLPNALRFLLGFALEDLEPVISADKYISFVIAITACSGIVFEMPVLSFLLTRAGIIDAGLLRRKFGWAVIMIALAAAVITPTTDIFNMLLMAVPMLALYEVSIWVSFLASKGRYGKD
- a CDS encoding PqqD family protein codes for the protein MPLARKYRIDKDKVTYRVIDNEAVILNLDSGYYYSLNGVGTEIWKMMAVGKTTDEILDYFEAEYRLSKSRLKGDLLELINDLEREGLIQAL
- a CDS encoding PqqD family peptide modification chaperone, producing MKEISVIVPVRNRERYIGPCLESILDQAIGEDRFEVIVVDNGSTDKTAQVIRSYPVKYLYLERPSISASRNLGIRNSSGEYVAFIDSDSVADENWLRELLGGFDHPRVGGCGGKISVLDKDNKRLSTPLTPHERFIECNRSNLPRAFTGNVIFKRRSLSRVGFFDETAQLELNGEDVDLSWRLHLAGYHLKYVDSAIVYHDSKLTIKDVCRIGYRKGQTNGFMKKKYYFINKMFCTGINMVLYPQILFLLYVGKGATADNIFLTVVKGLLYAVSALFGEISFIAGYRSEKYRPVFKRFKEEMMDMTAERGFSAVEDLDGSKMKIPKGVIWGGRLNETNVADMTSRNVFHLNKIGSFIWCNMLDSRPLDEITVKLAESYGMEYSLIEKDVSDFILELKKHNFLEPAG
- a CDS encoding radical SAM protein; this encodes MKTTSPSYLFSKLDKGLSLFSAQIGLTSRCNENCVHCLVCKEPKSELHTGEIKSVISELKKLNCLTLIFTGGEAMLREDFFDILDFAKGKGFAIRILSNGTLIDETNVKYLKVINPLNMQISLYGATAGMHDSITRLKGSFERTVRAIDNLKKNRIRFNIACMVMRNNFRELPLIREMAKRRRWKVVMDFLIRPNESGSKVPTGYRVKDGQMREAYSLGLLPYMDRNKRLRHYSKKRLYATRMGRGHIFISSDGKVYPGINMRVEVGDLRRDSLSDIWDKSEKLNWLRGLSLSDFECSGCKYLLNCCWDPGLALAEHGDLFKRPKEFCRFTKLIAGKTWQ
- a CDS encoding ABC transporter ATP-binding protein codes for the protein MDAINAKDLTKHFFHRRGIFGRRCLTAVNNVTLSVRKGEAFGLLGPNGAGKTTLIKMLTTLITPSKGELFVNGYGLREEKKIKGSISLIYPGERSFYHRLTGRQNLEFFAALHGIHPSPARVKIGGLLKTVGLSNDADVWFEKYSSGMKQRLAVARGLLNDPEIIFMDEPTKGLDPIEARRFRRFVREFLSGEKRKTVFLATHQLDEAEDICDRVAVMDSGEIKICGMIGEFAGSGRTGLYDLLVRTVDGGKS
- a CDS encoding ABC transporter permease, producing MNFFIKAAAFIKKSFIIQKNYPLQFFIVIFDIVLGLAFFYFLTKMLGQDQEQRFGFYGGGLFTFFLIGMAYAGFLYTWLYCFSDMLQNEFYSGTLEVALATPTGIFQILFFSSLWPQLYAFLNVFLYFIIGILIFGARISAANYPLVLTVTLVSMVAFAGLGITSAALLIVFKKGDLLKKALYVPSLFLSGVYFPVEALPGWLQKISSILPATYSLRAIRNALGGNSAGSVYGDIGVLAIFAAILFPAGIYIFKRAFLHSKKVGSLTSY